The following DNA comes from Papaver somniferum cultivar HN1 chromosome 4, ASM357369v1, whole genome shotgun sequence.
ttaaaaaaaaaaaaaaatatagtgtCAAAAAGGATTAGAAAAAAAAGtatacaaaaaattaaaaataagtagGACATTAGTATACTTCCGCGGATTCAAGGGTATCTTGAGAAATTGAATCTCTCAAAGACCCCTTTTATAAGGATCCATATAAAAATATTCTTGAGACGAATGCCCCAAAATTTTCTTATATGTCCTAATTACGATTCAAATCGTAGGTCATTGCATTGCATTGGCGAACAGACGTTGAAGTTTGATTCCATAGTTGAAGTGAATCCATAGCCCAATGGACATGGTCACATGGATATTTTGTTACTTGGTCTATTGAATATGCGAAAGTAAATGAGGATCCTCATGTTCCCTTTGCTTATCTGGCTTTCTTTTTAGATGACTATTAACTTTTAATTTTAATGAAAATATAAGAGTATATATGTATATGTGGAAAATGCCTGCttcaaacaaaatataaaaaataaaaatgttgaaaatgCCGTATTGAAATTTGAGTTTGGCAATGGAtgaaccaaaattcaaaattccttCAATGAAACTTAATTTAAAAAGTTATTTTCGGCCAATAACTCCAAATTCCTTCATATCAAATTCAACCAATAACTCCAACCATGGACGGTCTGGCACTGTCGCATTCTTAATCAATTGATCCAAAAAATAAGAGTGGCATGTATGGTCCTAAATTCCTAATTCTTAATTGATGACCTTAAAAATGTGTGTGGTCCTGTAGTTTGCTATTTCCTGACCCtttatttcatcatttattgGTCTCTCAAATTAATTCACTCCAACCACTTGTTATAAGGCTTACGACAGAATGTTACATCGGTGGTATTGCCGACACCCTAATAACTCAGACAGATATATACAACACCTACCAGTACCATGGAAATATTAATACCCCATTATAAATTTGACTCACAATGTGATATGTATTTTGGTACTAATCTATCCATATATAGTTGGATTGAATATGACTAGTCAAGTAAAAAAAGAGGTAGACGTGTGCAGCTCATAATGTCACCCACTCACCCATGAATGgttaatttttttccttttctataTTAACTCGTTCAACCAACATGTATTCAGTATCAGTTGCTCTAGTCTTCCACAGCTCCATATACTTTTGTGCATACATAGGACAACAATCTTCGACTGTTGATGGCTTGTCATGGTGTTTCAGGTTTAGTTGGGAAACTTATAACTGAACTTGAGGTCAATTGCGATGCTGATAAATATTACAAAATTTATAAGCGCCCAGAAGATGTACGAAAGGCAATACCTCATCTTTGCACTAGCATCAAACTTATTAATGGAGATGCAAGTCGTTCTGGTTGCATCAAGGAATGGAATTTTATCCTTGGTACGTATGTACAAGCACACTATTGGAATTCATCATATTACTTCATATACTTTCAATTCTATGCAATTAATACTTCGTGCTTGACAGGATTTGATTTAACTCTTTGAAACTGCGGATTAAAATGTTTGTTTTCATGCATGCAGAGGGCAAGATGATTCGCACAGTAGAAGAAACAACACATAATGATGAAACAAGGACGTTGCATCACCGTATATTTGAAGGAgacttgatgaaggattacaAGAAGTTTGATTCAATAATTGAAGTCAATCCAAAGCCAAATGGAAATGGATGCATTGTGAAACGGTCAATTGTGTATGAGAAAATCAACAAGGATTCTCCAACTCCATTTGCTTACGTACCTTTCTGCCATCAGGCCATTGAAGACATGAACAAGCACCTATGCGGTTCTGAATAAATAGTTGATGCCATCTATATTCTGTACGATGTTGG
Coding sequences within:
- the LOC113276287 gene encoding major latex protein 146-like; the protein is MACHGVSGLVGKLITELEVNCDADKYYKIYKRPEDVRKAIPHLCTSIKLINGDASRSGCIKEWNFILEGKMIRTVEETTHNDETRTLHHRIFEGDLMKDYKKFDSIIEVNPKPNGNGCIVKRSIVYEKINKDSPTPFAYVPFCHQAIEDMNKHLCGSE